A stretch of Saccharothrix texasensis DNA encodes these proteins:
- a CDS encoding DMT family transporter has translation MRNGRTAIAAGALSSVIVGASVPVTGMLQAYPLLTGQAMRYALGGVVLLAWIRARGGRLPRPARRDWPALVGLVATGMLGFNACVLYAQRYAEPGFVAAVLGASPLVLALVAPLLAGRKPAGAAVVGAVAVVGGVVVLSGGGSWHGPGLLLALLTMAGEASFTLFAVGVVRRLGGLAVATWCCLIAAAAGGVAGTFVGGWQAPTAREGVALVVLGVVLTAVAFGLWYFAVARLGADRAGVLIGLMPVAGLVASVALGAQALTAVASAGAVAVAVGCVIGLRGRAADVDRPPLAEPKVQVAPSER, from the coding sequence ATGAGAAACGGCAGAACCGCGATCGCGGCGGGTGCGTTGTCGTCGGTGATCGTGGGCGCGTCCGTGCCCGTGACGGGCATGCTCCAGGCGTATCCGCTGCTCACGGGGCAGGCGATGCGGTACGCGCTGGGCGGGGTGGTGCTGCTCGCGTGGATCCGGGCGCGGGGAGGGCGGCTGCCCCGGCCGGCGCGGCGGGACTGGCCGGCGCTGGTCGGGCTGGTGGCGACCGGGATGCTCGGGTTCAACGCGTGCGTGCTGTACGCGCAGCGGTACGCCGAGCCGGGGTTCGTCGCGGCGGTGCTCGGGGCGAGCCCGCTGGTGCTGGCGCTGGTGGCACCGCTGCTGGCCGGGCGCAAACCGGCCGGTGCGGCGGTGGTCGGCGCGGTGGCCGTGGTCGGCGGGGTGGTGGTGCTGTCGGGCGGCGGGTCGTGGCACGGGCCGGGGCTGCTGCTGGCGTTGCTGACGATGGCGGGCGAGGCGTCGTTCACGCTGTTCGCGGTGGGGGTGGTGCGGCGGCTGGGCGGGTTGGCGGTGGCGACGTGGTGCTGCCTGATCGCGGCCGCGGCCGGTGGGGTGGCGGGGACGTTCGTCGGCGGGTGGCAGGCGCCGACGGCGCGCGAGGGCGTGGCGCTGGTGGTGCTGGGGGTCGTGCTGACGGCGGTGGCGTTCGGGCTCTGGTACTTCGCGGTGGCGCGGTTGGGCGCGGACCGGGCCGGGGTGCTGATCGGGTTGATGCCGGTGGCCGGGCTGGTGGCGTCGGTGGCGCTGGGCGCGCAGGCGTTGACCGCGGTGGCGTCGGCCGGGGCGGTCGCGGTGGCGGTGGGGTGCGTGATCGGGCTGCGGGGGCGGGCGGCCGACGTCGACCGCCCGCCCCTGGCCGAGCCGAAGGTCCAGGTCGCGCCTTCCGAGCGTTGA
- a CDS encoding PLP-dependent aminotransferase family protein, whose translation MPANWTTYRELLLAPKNGRRAVEAELRRAVRDGRLAPGTRLPSSRDLAAQLGVARGTVTSAYAQLVGEGYLTARHGSGTTVSTTFTWPAAAAEVEPAPKFRYDLKPGVPALSAFPRDEWSQAQKSALADLSTDDLGYPDPAGFAPLRRELADYLGRVRAVAARPSEVVVTNGAAEGISLLGRVLHAAGHRSVAVEEPSHFGASEMLASHGLAIRPVPVDADGLRVDVLAATDCRAVFVTAAHQFPLGVVLHPERRRALLEWARACDGVVVEDDYDAEHRYDRPALGAMQALDPTRVVYQGSASKVLAPALRLGWLVLPPALRDVVVDRKRLDDLGTGTLHQAAFARLLGGGGYDRHLRRTRQLYRARRDALLGALRAVLPEWEPIGVAAGLHLVVRLPAGTDDVAVQERLARRGVNAPALARYARTPTFPGLVLGYAALTPDRLREAVGELRAAV comes from the coding sequence ATGCCTGCCAACTGGACCACTTATCGTGAACTGCTCCTCGCGCCGAAGAACGGCAGGCGCGCGGTGGAGGCCGAGCTGCGCCGCGCGGTGCGGGACGGGCGGCTCGCGCCGGGCACCCGCCTGCCGTCCAGCCGCGACCTGGCCGCCCAGCTCGGCGTCGCCCGCGGCACGGTCACGTCCGCGTACGCGCAGCTCGTCGGCGAGGGGTACCTGACCGCGCGGCACGGCTCCGGCACCACCGTGTCGACCACCTTCACCTGGCCGGCCGCCGCCGCCGAGGTCGAGCCCGCGCCGAAGTTCCGGTACGACCTGAAGCCGGGCGTGCCCGCGTTGAGCGCGTTCCCGCGTGACGAGTGGTCGCAAGCGCAGAAGTCGGCGCTGGCCGACCTGTCCACCGACGACCTCGGCTACCCCGACCCGGCCGGGTTCGCGCCGCTGCGGCGCGAGCTGGCGGACTACCTGGGCCGGGTGCGCGCGGTGGCGGCGCGACCGTCCGAAGTGGTCGTGACGAACGGCGCGGCGGAGGGGATCTCGTTGCTGGGCCGGGTGCTGCACGCGGCCGGGCACCGCAGCGTGGCGGTCGAGGAACCGAGCCACTTCGGCGCGTCGGAGATGCTGGCGTCGCACGGCCTCGCGATCCGGCCGGTCCCCGTCGACGCGGACGGGCTGCGCGTCGACGTGCTGGCCGCGACGGACTGCCGGGCGGTGTTCGTCACCGCGGCGCACCAGTTCCCGTTGGGCGTCGTGCTGCACCCGGAACGTCGGCGCGCGCTGCTGGAGTGGGCGCGCGCGTGCGACGGGGTGGTGGTGGAGGACGACTACGACGCCGAGCACCGCTACGACCGGCCGGCGTTGGGCGCGATGCAGGCGCTCGACCCGACGCGGGTGGTGTACCAGGGCAGTGCCAGCAAGGTGCTCGCGCCCGCGTTGCGGCTGGGGTGGCTGGTGCTGCCGCCCGCGTTGCGCGACGTCGTGGTGGACCGCAAGCGGTTGGACGACCTGGGCACGGGGACGTTGCACCAGGCGGCGTTCGCCCGGCTGCTCGGCGGCGGCGGGTACGACCGGCACCTGCGGCGCACGCGTCAGCTGTACCGGGCGCGGCGGGACGCGCTGCTCGGGGCGCTGCGGGCCGTGCTGCCGGAGTGGGAGCCGATCGGGGTGGCCGCCGGGCTGCACCTGGTCGTGCGGTTGCCCGCCGGGACGGACGACGTGGCGGTGCAGGAGCGGCTGGCGCGGCGCGGGGTGAACGCGCCGGCGCTGGCCCGGTACGCGCGCACGCCGACGTTCCCCGGGCTGGTGCTCGGGTACGCGGCGTTGACGCCGGACCGGCTGCGCGAGGCCGTCGGGGAGCTGCGCGCCGCGGTGTGA
- a CDS encoding ATP-dependent DNA ligase, translating into MLFTEVVETSAAVAATRSRLAKVAALAGLVRRMSTPAVVSFLVGVPSQGRIGAGWRTVFDLDVPPAAEPSLTVSDVDEALGSFASIGGRGSAARRAEALTSLFGRATAAEQDFLRRLLTGELRQGALEGVMVDAIARAADVPGEVVRRAFMLSGSLPGTAVAAMSGEGASAALAAFRLEVGRPVRPMLASPAESLSSALAELGSCVVEHKLDGARIQVHRSGDEVRVFTRTLREITATVPELVELVRALPCTSVVLDGETLALTDDGKPRPFQETMSRFGAQDVRELLLSPFFFDCLHLDGVDLLDEPLSARLDAVRRVAGPHVIPGVVSPSSEEEATRVLDEALAGGHEGVMVKSLESVYAAGRRGRAWQKVKPVHTLDLVVLGVEWGSGRRRGLLSNLHLGARDPDGGAPIMVGKTFKGLTDELLAWQTRELMAIATEKTDWAVVVRPEMVIEIELDGVQVSSRYPGGVALRFARVLRYRPDKDAGEADTIDAVRSLLPQRAATPPDTIG; encoded by the coding sequence GTGTTGTTCACCGAAGTCGTCGAGACGTCCGCCGCGGTGGCCGCGACGCGCTCCCGCTTGGCCAAGGTCGCCGCCCTGGCCGGGCTGGTGCGCCGGATGAGCACGCCCGCGGTGGTGTCGTTCCTGGTCGGCGTGCCCAGCCAGGGCCGGATCGGCGCGGGCTGGCGCACCGTGTTCGACCTGGACGTCCCGCCCGCCGCGGAGCCCTCGCTGACGGTGTCCGACGTGGACGAGGCGCTGGGGTCGTTCGCGTCGATCGGCGGCAGGGGTTCGGCCGCCCGCCGGGCGGAGGCGCTGACCTCGCTGTTCGGCAGGGCCACCGCCGCCGAGCAGGACTTCCTGCGTCGGCTGCTGACCGGTGAGCTGCGCCAAGGCGCACTCGAAGGGGTGATGGTAGACGCGATCGCGCGGGCCGCCGACGTGCCCGGCGAGGTGGTGCGGCGGGCGTTCATGCTGTCGGGATCGCTGCCGGGGACCGCGGTGGCGGCGATGAGCGGCGAGGGCGCGTCGGCGGCGCTGGCCGCGTTCCGGCTGGAGGTGGGGCGGCCGGTGCGGCCGATGCTGGCGTCACCGGCCGAGTCGCTGTCCTCGGCGCTGGCGGAGCTGGGGTCGTGCGTGGTGGAGCACAAGCTGGACGGCGCGCGGATCCAGGTGCACCGGTCGGGTGACGAGGTGCGGGTCTTCACGCGGACGTTGCGCGAGATCACCGCCACCGTGCCGGAGCTGGTGGAGCTGGTGCGGGCCTTGCCGTGCACGTCGGTGGTGCTCGACGGCGAGACCCTGGCCCTGACCGACGACGGCAAACCCCGGCCGTTCCAGGAGACGATGAGCCGGTTCGGGGCGCAGGACGTCCGGGAGCTGCTGCTGAGCCCGTTCTTCTTCGACTGCCTGCACCTGGACGGCGTGGATCTGCTGGACGAGCCGCTGTCGGCGCGGCTGGACGCGGTGCGGCGGGTGGCGGGGCCGCACGTGATCCCGGGGGTGGTGTCGCCCTCGTCGGAGGAGGAGGCGACGCGGGTGCTGGACGAGGCGCTGGCCGGGGGGCACGAGGGCGTGATGGTGAAGTCGCTCGAGTCGGTCTACGCGGCGGGCCGGCGCGGGCGGGCGTGGCAGAAGGTGAAGCCCGTGCACACGCTCGACCTGGTGGTGCTCGGGGTGGAGTGGGGCAGCGGCCGGCGGCGGGGGCTGCTGTCGAACCTGCACCTGGGCGCGCGTGATCCCGACGGCGGCGCGCCGATCATGGTCGGCAAGACGTTCAAGGGGCTGACGGACGAGTTGCTGGCGTGGCAGACGCGTGAGTTGATGGCGATCGCGACGGAGAAGACCGACTGGGCGGTGGTGGTGAGGCCGGAGATGGTGATCGAGATCGAGCTGGACGGGGTCCAGGTCAGTTCCCGGTACCCGGGCGGCGTGGCCCTGCGCTTCGCCCGCGTGCTCCGCTACCGACCGGACAAGGACGCGGGCGAGGCCGACACGATCGACGCCGTCCGCTCCCTGCTGCCCCAGCGTGCAGCCACCCCACCAGACACGATCGGGTGA
- a CDS encoding GuaB1 family IMP dehydrogenase-related protein encodes MRFIEGHRPSYDLTYDDIFLVPGRSAVDSRFGVDLSTSDGTGATIPIVVANMTAVAGRRMAETVARRGGLVVLPQDVAPEAVAEIVQWVKARHTVWDTPLTLHPGDSVADAVNLLHKRAHGAVVVIDDDGRPTGVVDEAACAGVDRFTRLHDVADERIVTLPLDTPPREVFDRLHGGTQRIALGVDADGRLRGVMTSLGALRADVYQPALDDANRLRVAAAIGVNGDVTAKAEQLLQAGVDTLVVDTAHGHQEKMLAALKAVREARPAVPVVAGNVVTAEGVRDLVEAGADIIKVGVGPGAMCTTRMMTGVGRPQFSAVAECAAEARRLGRHVWADGGVRHPRDVALALAAGASSVMIGSWFAGTYESPGDLQRDEQGRLYKESFGMASKRAVSARTRTDNAFDRAKKGLFEEGISTSRMRLDPNSPGVEDLLDAITAGVRSSCTYAGAQTLEEFHAKATLGVQSAAGFAEGRPLPSGW; translated from the coding sequence GTGCGGTTCATCGAAGGGCATCGGCCCAGCTACGACCTGACCTACGACGACATCTTCCTCGTGCCCGGCCGATCGGCCGTGGACTCGAGGTTCGGTGTCGACTTGTCGACCTCCGACGGAACGGGGGCGACGATCCCGATCGTGGTCGCGAACATGACCGCGGTGGCGGGACGGCGGATGGCGGAAACCGTGGCGCGACGCGGCGGGCTGGTGGTCCTCCCGCAGGACGTGGCGCCGGAAGCGGTCGCGGAGATCGTCCAGTGGGTCAAGGCACGGCACACCGTGTGGGACACCCCGCTGACGTTGCACCCCGGCGACTCGGTCGCCGACGCGGTCAACCTCCTGCACAAGCGCGCGCACGGGGCGGTGGTCGTGATCGACGACGACGGCCGGCCCACGGGGGTCGTGGACGAGGCGGCGTGCGCGGGCGTCGACCGCTTCACCCGGTTGCACGACGTGGCCGACGAGCGCATCGTCACCCTTCCGTTGGACACCCCTCCGCGTGAAGTTTTCGACCGGCTGCACGGTGGCACCCAGCGGATCGCGCTCGGGGTCGACGCCGACGGCCGCCTCCGCGGCGTGATGACCAGCCTGGGCGCCCTGCGCGCCGACGTCTACCAACCCGCCCTCGACGACGCGAACAGGCTTCGCGTCGCCGCCGCCATCGGGGTGAACGGCGACGTCACCGCGAAGGCCGAGCAGCTCCTCCAAGCCGGCGTCGACACCCTCGTCGTCGACACCGCCCACGGCCACCAGGAGAAGATGCTCGCCGCCCTCAAGGCCGTCCGCGAGGCGCGCCCGGCCGTCCCGGTCGTGGCCGGCAACGTCGTCACCGCCGAAGGCGTCCGCGACCTGGTGGAAGCGGGCGCGGACATCATCAAGGTCGGTGTCGGCCCGGGCGCGATGTGCACCACCCGGATGATGACCGGCGTCGGCCGCCCGCAGTTCTCCGCCGTGGCCGAGTGCGCCGCCGAGGCCCGCAGGCTCGGCAGGCACGTCTGGGCCGACGGCGGCGTCCGCCACCCGCGCGACGTCGCTCTCGCCCTCGCCGCCGGCGCGTCCAGCGTCATGATCGGCTCCTGGTTCGCGGGCACCTACGAGTCGCCCGGCGACCTGCAGCGCGACGAGCAGGGCCGCCTCTACAAGGAGTCGTTCGGCATGGCGTCCAAGCGCGCCGTGTCCGCCCGCACCCGCACCGACAACGCGTTCGACCGCGCCAAGAAGGGCCTGTTCGAGGAGGGCATCTCCACCTCGCGCATGCGCCTGGACCCGAACAGCCCCGGTGTGGAGGACCTGCTGGACGCCATCACGGCGGGCGTGCGCAGCTCCTGCACCTACGCCGGCGCCCAGACCCTGGAGGAGTTCCACGCCAAGGCGACCCTCGGCGTGCAGAGCGCGGCCGGGTTCGCCGAAGGCCGCCCGCTCCCCTCGGGCTGGTGA
- a CDS encoding Pr6Pr family membrane protein, translated as MSTAPRPSRRRTGSRVWHGALAAVIAASLITQLVLLFTGGADVNSGDPATQVALGVRLIRLFSYFTIQSNLFVLVVAITLAVDPARDGRGWRVARLDALLGIAITGVVFALVLAPLVHPVGVAWWVNLGFHRLSPVLAVLGWLLFGPRPRVDRATVAGALLGWPVLWIAYTFVHGAVTGWYPYPFLDATELGFGAALRNALLVLVFAAVLAWLAKVVDHKLEAAPVAVTGAASASDRQEA; from the coding sequence ATGAGCACCGCACCACGCCCAAGCCGCCGGCGCACCGGGTCACGGGTGTGGCACGGCGCGCTGGCGGCGGTGATCGCCGCGTCCCTGATCACCCAACTGGTGTTGCTGTTCACCGGTGGGGCGGACGTCAACTCCGGCGACCCCGCGACCCAGGTGGCGCTCGGTGTGCGTCTCATCCGCCTGTTCAGCTACTTCACCATCCAGAGCAACCTGTTCGTGCTCGTCGTGGCGATCACCCTGGCGGTCGACCCGGCCCGCGACGGTCGCGGCTGGCGGGTGGCCCGCCTGGACGCGCTGCTGGGCATCGCGATCACCGGCGTCGTCTTCGCCCTCGTGCTCGCGCCGCTGGTGCACCCCGTCGGCGTCGCCTGGTGGGTGAACCTGGGCTTCCACCGGCTGTCGCCGGTGCTGGCGGTGCTCGGCTGGCTGCTGTTCGGCCCCCGCCCGCGCGTGGACCGGGCCACCGTCGCCGGGGCGTTGCTCGGCTGGCCCGTCCTGTGGATCGCCTACACGTTCGTCCACGGCGCCGTCACCGGCTGGTACCCCTACCCGTTCCTGGACGCCACCGAGCTCGGCTTCGGCGCCGCCCTGCGCAACGCCCTGCTGGTGCTGGTCTTCGCCGCCGTCCTGGCGTGGCTCGCGAAGGTCGTCGACCACAAGCTGGAGGCCGCCCCGGTCGCGGTGACCGGGGCGGCCTCGGCGTCGGACCGTCAGGAGGCGTAG
- a CDS encoding PhoH family protein produces the protein MVDTSVLLSDPLATTRFAEHEVVLPLVVISELEGKRHHPELGWFAREALRLLDDLRLRHGRLDHPVPIGEDGGTLRVELNHSDPEVLPAGFRTDSNDARILACALNLAAEGNAVTLVTKDMPLRVKAGAVGLAAEEYRAHDVTLSGYSGMSDLDVDQAVVDALYRDSVIDPALHDLAHVAELPCHSGLRLLAGTSSALGRVTPDKRLRLVRGDREAFGLHGRSAEQRVALDLLLDTEVGIVSLGGRAGTGKSALALCAGLEAVMERRQHRKVVVFRPLYAVGGQELGYLPGSESEKMQPWAQAVFDTLGALVSQDVVEEIMDRGMLEVMPLTHIRGRSLHDSFVIVDEAQSLERNVLLTVLSRLGANSRVVLTHDVAQRDNLRVGRHDGVAAVIEKLKGHPLFAHVTLTRSERSPIAALVTEMLEDYAS, from the coding sequence GTGGTGGACACGTCCGTGCTGCTCTCCGATCCCCTGGCCACCACGCGGTTCGCCGAGCACGAGGTCGTGCTGCCGCTCGTGGTGATCAGCGAGCTGGAGGGCAAGCGGCACCACCCGGAACTGGGCTGGTTCGCGAGGGAGGCGCTGCGCCTGCTCGACGACCTGCGACTGCGGCACGGCCGGCTGGACCACCCGGTCCCGATCGGCGAGGACGGCGGCACGCTGCGCGTCGAGCTCAACCACTCCGACCCGGAGGTGCTGCCCGCGGGTTTCCGCACGGACTCCAACGACGCCCGCATACTGGCCTGCGCGCTCAACCTCGCGGCCGAGGGCAACGCCGTCACGCTGGTCACCAAGGACATGCCGCTGCGGGTCAAGGCGGGCGCGGTCGGCCTGGCCGCCGAGGAGTACCGGGCGCACGACGTCACGCTGTCCGGCTACTCCGGGATGTCCGACCTGGACGTCGACCAGGCCGTGGTGGACGCGCTCTACCGCGACAGCGTGATCGACCCGGCGCTGCACGACCTCGCGCACGTGGCCGAGCTGCCCTGCCACAGCGGGCTGCGGTTGCTCGCGGGCACGTCGAGCGCGTTGGGCCGGGTCACGCCGGACAAGCGGCTGCGGCTGGTGCGCGGCGACCGGGAGGCGTTCGGGCTGCACGGTCGGTCGGCCGAGCAGCGCGTGGCGCTGGACCTGCTGCTGGACACCGAGGTCGGCATCGTCTCGCTGGGCGGACGGGCCGGCACCGGGAAGTCGGCGCTCGCGCTGTGCGCGGGGTTGGAGGCGGTGATGGAACGCCGCCAGCACCGCAAGGTCGTGGTGTTCCGCCCGCTGTACGCGGTGGGCGGGCAGGAGCTGGGGTACCTGCCCGGCTCCGAGAGCGAGAAGATGCAGCCGTGGGCGCAGGCGGTGTTCGACACCCTCGGTGCCCTGGTCAGCCAGGACGTCGTCGAGGAGATCATGGACCGCGGCATGCTGGAGGTCATGCCGCTGACCCACATCCGCGGCCGGTCGCTGCACGACTCGTTCGTGATCGTGGACGAGGCGCAGTCGCTGGAGCGCAACGTGCTGCTGACCGTGCTGTCACGGTTGGGGGCCAACTCCCGGGTGGTGCTCACGCACGACGTGGCGCAGCGTGACAACCTGCGCGTCGGGCGGCACGACGGCGTGGCGGCCGTCATCGAGAAGCTGAAGGGCCACCCGCTGTTCGCGCACGTCACGTTGACCCGGTCGGAGCGCTCGCCGATCGCCGCGCTGGTCACCGAGATGCTGGAGGACTACGCCTCCTGA
- a CDS encoding DUF885 domain-containing protein codes for MDGDRIVREYLLLGLRLDRLSPGLVDSFTGDRALRRAVDVEPRPHPAALAERAALLRRELPGVDLEPDRKRFLAAQLVAAETIARKLAGVRVGFVEEVRAYFQVDIRPGHTDTYRRAHVALDELLPGHGTLAERLADHRALDEVPPRRLKDAVHALSSALRDRVRQRFELPAKELVEYEVVTDKPWSGFNYYLGGFRSRVAINADLGHRMSNLPHLVAHESYPGHHTEHCRKEVGLVGKRGHAEQALFLINTPQCLMAEGMAELGLHAVVGAGWGRWTEEIMADLGLRMDGESAERVEGALSGLLTVRQDAALMLHDRRAHPDDVVDFLCRWLLVPERRARHMLRFLGDPLWRAYTSTYVEGVRLVRAWLDLRAGADTSGDRYLRLLDEPLVPAALADEVAAGVPWLSGDPG; via the coding sequence GTGGACGGCGACCGGATCGTGCGTGAGTACCTGCTGCTGGGGCTGCGGCTCGACCGGCTGTCGCCGGGGCTGGTCGACTCGTTCACCGGCGACCGGGCGCTGCGCCGCGCCGTGGACGTCGAGCCGAGGCCGCACCCCGCGGCGCTGGCCGAGCGGGCCGCGCTGCTGCGCCGCGAGCTGCCCGGCGTCGACCTGGAGCCGGACCGCAAGCGCTTCCTGGCCGCGCAGCTGGTGGCCGCCGAGACGATCGCCCGCAAGCTCGCCGGCGTGCGCGTCGGCTTCGTCGAGGAGGTGCGCGCGTACTTCCAGGTCGACATCCGCCCGGGCCACACCGACACCTACCGGCGCGCGCACGTCGCCTTGGACGAGCTGCTGCCCGGCCACGGCACGCTGGCCGAACGGCTCGCCGACCACCGGGCGCTGGACGAGGTGCCGCCGCGCCGCCTGAAGGACGCGGTGCACGCCCTGTCCAGCGCGCTGCGCGACCGCGTGCGGCAACGGTTCGAGCTGCCCGCGAAGGAGCTGGTGGAGTACGAGGTCGTCACCGACAAGCCGTGGAGCGGCTTCAACTACTACCTGGGCGGTTTCCGCTCGCGCGTGGCGATCAACGCCGACCTGGGCCACCGGATGTCGAACCTGCCGCACCTGGTCGCGCACGAGTCCTACCCCGGCCACCACACCGAGCACTGCCGCAAGGAGGTGGGCCTGGTCGGCAAGCGCGGGCACGCCGAGCAGGCGCTGTTCCTGATCAACACGCCGCAGTGCCTGATGGCCGAGGGCATGGCCGAGCTCGGGCTGCACGCCGTGGTCGGCGCCGGCTGGGGCCGCTGGACCGAGGAGATCATGGCCGACCTGGGCCTGCGGATGGACGGCGAGTCGGCCGAGCGGGTGGAGGGCGCCCTCTCCGGGTTGCTCACCGTGCGTCAGGACGCCGCCCTGATGCTCCACGACCGGCGCGCCCACCCGGATGACGTGGTCGACTTCCTGTGCCGCTGGCTGCTGGTCCCCGAACGCCGCGCCCGCCACATGCTGCGGTTTCTCGGTGACCCTCTGTGGCGGGCGTACACGTCGACGTACGTGGAGGGGGTCCGGTTGGTCCGGGCGTGGCTCGACCTCCGGGCCGGCGCGGACACCTCGGGTGACCGCTACCTGAGACTCCTTGACGAACCGCTGGTGCCGGCGGCGTTGGCCGACGAGGTCGCGGCGGGCGTGCCCTGGCTGTCCGGCGACCCTGGGTGA
- a CDS encoding isoprenyl transferase: MGLREQVKSVLLKGYEFRLNRWLDGKQRPRHVGVVLDGNRRWAKEAGFTDVAHGHRAGARKILELLSWCREAEVEVVTLWMLSTDNLNRPAEELDPLLGIIADIVDELAEPGNPWRIRHVGALDMLPTETAARLSAAALRTKGRTGLEVNVAVGYGGRQEIADAVRKLLQKHAESGGTIEELAEVLDVDHIAEHLYTSGQPDPDLLIRTSGEQRLSGFMLWQSAHSEFWFTEAYWPEFRRTDFLRALRDYAIRHRRFGS; the protein is encoded by the coding sequence GTGGGTCTTCGCGAACAGGTCAAGAGCGTCCTGCTCAAGGGTTACGAGTTCCGCCTCAACCGATGGCTCGACGGCAAGCAACGACCACGTCACGTCGGCGTCGTGCTCGACGGGAACCGTCGGTGGGCCAAGGAGGCGGGCTTCACCGACGTCGCGCACGGACACCGGGCCGGCGCGCGCAAGATCCTGGAACTGCTGAGCTGGTGCCGCGAAGCCGAGGTCGAGGTCGTCACGCTGTGGATGCTGTCCACGGACAACCTCAACCGCCCCGCCGAGGAACTGGACCCGTTGCTCGGCATCATCGCCGACATCGTCGACGAGCTCGCCGAGCCCGGTAACCCGTGGCGCATCCGGCACGTCGGCGCGCTGGACATGCTGCCGACCGAGACCGCCGCCCGGCTGTCCGCGGCGGCACTGCGCACCAAGGGCCGCACCGGCCTGGAGGTCAACGTCGCGGTCGGCTACGGCGGCCGGCAGGAGATCGCCGACGCGGTCCGCAAGCTGCTGCAGAAGCACGCCGAGTCCGGCGGCACGATCGAGGAGCTCGCCGAGGTCCTCGACGTCGACCACATCGCCGAACACCTCTACACCTCCGGCCAGCCCGACCCCGATCTGCTGATCCGCACCTCGGGGGAGCAGCGGCTGTCCGGGTTCATGCTGTGGCAGTCCGCGCACTCCGAGTTCTGGTTCACCGAGGCCTACTGGCCCGAGTTCCGCCGCACCGACTTCCTGCGGGCCCTGCGCGACTACGCCATCCGCCACCGCCGCTTCGGCTCCTGA
- the trhA gene encoding PAQR family membrane homeostasis protein TrhA, producing MTTSTQTPQPALRPRLRGWLHLWSFVVSVGTGATLIALAAATVSAKAALATSVYGVTVLGLFGVSALYHRVNWVSVRARTWMKRLDHSMIFVFIAGTYTPFALLAMPPSTGNVVLLVVWGGALGGVTLKLAWPHAPRWLGVPIYIALGWVAVFVLPDLLHHVGVAALVLLLVGGLLYTAGAIFYASRWPNPWPETFGYHEFFHAATVLAALCHYIAIWFAIYS from the coding sequence GTGACCACGTCGACTCAGACCCCACAGCCCGCGCTGCGGCCGCGCCTGCGGGGGTGGCTGCACCTCTGGTCGTTCGTGGTGTCCGTGGGCACGGGCGCGACGCTGATCGCCCTGGCCGCGGCCACCGTGTCGGCGAAGGCCGCGCTGGCCACATCCGTGTACGGGGTGACCGTGCTCGGCCTGTTCGGCGTGAGCGCCCTGTACCACCGGGTGAACTGGGTCAGCGTGCGGGCGCGGACGTGGATGAAGCGCCTCGACCACTCGATGATCTTCGTCTTCATCGCCGGCACCTACACGCCGTTCGCGCTGCTGGCCATGCCCCCGAGCACGGGCAACGTCGTGCTGCTCGTCGTCTGGGGCGGCGCCCTGGGCGGCGTGACGCTGAAACTGGCCTGGCCGCACGCCCCGCGGTGGCTCGGGGTGCCGATCTACATCGCGCTGGGCTGGGTGGCGGTCTTCGTCCTGCCCGACCTGCTGCACCACGTTGGCGTGGCGGCCCTGGTCCTGCTGCTGGTGGGCGGCCTGCTCTACACCGCCGGCGCGATCTTCTACGCCTCCCGCTGGCCCAACCCCTGGCCGGAAACCTTCGGCTACCACGAGTTCTTCCACGCGGCCACCGTCCTGGCGGCCCTGTGCCACTACATCGCCATCTGGTTCGCGATCTACTCCTGA